One window of Streptomyces sp. SUK 48 genomic DNA carries:
- a CDS encoding GAF domain-containing SpoIIE family protein phosphatase: MAGPGNGASPRQPEESDLHARLRTELGRMDEQMRGLLDAMDRLQGLLDAVVAITRENELPSVLYRIVTTAMDLVGARYGALGVLAPSGDELEQFITAGLTEEERAALAGTDFPHGRGVLGQLIENPEPLRVDDIAAHPASVGFPSNHPFMGTLLGVAVSVRGEIYGDLYLSERRDGRPFDAEDESVVIALAGAAGIAIENVRLFERVRESAEQFQRLLLPTLPDLHPFTAAAVYRPAAEPSQLGGDWYDAIALPGNVVAVVIGDVVGHDLPAAAAMASTRNMLRALLFDRSSAPGTILSQLDHTLQAITENPITTTTLARIEPEGAGWRLSWSTAGHVPHLLIAPGRPAEYLFAEPGLPLGVDPGLPRPDHSCSVPSGATVVFFTDGLVEHPDRPIDQSLAELIELVTEYSSLPLDDFVQALADHHPSDGHDDMAVLALRTPST, translated from the coding sequence ATGGCCGGGCCCGGGAACGGTGCGTCGCCGAGGCAGCCGGAGGAATCCGATCTGCACGCCCGCCTGCGGACCGAGCTGGGCCGCATGGACGAGCAGATGCGCGGCCTGCTGGACGCCATGGACCGGCTCCAGGGCCTGCTGGACGCGGTGGTCGCCATCACCCGCGAGAACGAGCTGCCCTCGGTCCTCTACCGCATCGTGACCACCGCCATGGACCTGGTGGGCGCCCGCTACGGAGCGCTCGGCGTGCTCGCCCCCTCCGGCGACGAGCTGGAGCAGTTCATCACCGCCGGCCTTACCGAGGAGGAGCGGGCCGCCCTCGCGGGAACCGACTTCCCCCACGGCCGAGGCGTCCTCGGGCAGCTGATCGAAAACCCTGAGCCCCTGCGGGTCGACGACATCGCCGCCCATCCGGCCTCCGTGGGCTTCCCGTCGAACCATCCGTTCATGGGCACCCTGCTCGGCGTCGCCGTCAGCGTCCGCGGCGAGATCTACGGCGACCTCTATCTCTCCGAGCGCCGGGACGGACGGCCCTTCGACGCCGAGGACGAGAGCGTGGTCATCGCCCTGGCCGGCGCCGCGGGCATCGCCATCGAGAACGTCCGCCTCTTCGAACGGGTCCGCGAGAGTGCCGAGCAGTTCCAGCGCCTGCTCCTGCCCACCCTGCCCGACCTGCACCCCTTCACCGCCGCCGCGGTCTACCGGCCCGCCGCCGAACCCAGCCAGCTCGGCGGCGACTGGTACGACGCCATCGCGCTGCCCGGCAACGTCGTGGCGGTCGTCATCGGGGACGTGGTCGGCCACGATCTGCCGGCCGCGGCCGCGATGGCCTCCACCCGCAATATGCTGCGCGCCCTGCTGTTCGACCGGAGCAGCGCGCCCGGCACCATCCTGTCCCAACTGGATCACACCCTTCAGGCCATCACCGAGAACCCCATCACCACCACCACGCTGGCCCGTATCGAACCGGAGGGGGCCGGCTGGCGGCTGTCCTGGAGCACCGCCGGCCATGTCCCGCACCTGCTGATCGCGCCGGGCCGCCCGGCGGAGTACCTGTTCGCCGAGCCCGGGCTGCCGCTCGGCGTCGACCCCGGGCTGCCCCGGCCCGACCACTCCTGTTCCGTGCCCTCCGGCGCCACCGTGGTCTTCTTCACCGACGGCCTGGTCGAACACCCCGACCGCCCGATCGACCAGAGCCTCGCCGAACTGATCGAACTCGTCACCGAGTACTCCTCCCTCCCCCTGGACGACTTCGTCCAGGCCCTCGCCGACCACCACCCCAGCGACGGCCACGACGACATGGCGGTCCTGGCCCTCCGCACCCCGTCGACCTGA
- a CDS encoding MASE1 domain-containing protein: protein MTVARRGGLRRGDVAALEICAVAALYYGSAELGLLQQLVRSQVTPLWPPTGIAVAALLLRGPRIWPGITLGALLANLAPGPSYAGLFLIVVGNTLAPLCSYALLRHAGFRPGLDRLHDALALICLGAFTGTLVSATAGSGTLVLTGALDTDRFWPTWWVWWTGDAMGVLVVTPVLLVLCRARLPRHVPPSRWAEVLLLLAATACVGVIDTSSTPLLFLGFPLLIWAAFRFRLAGAAPVALAVSIFAIIAADHGSGPFARHGMLTDMVTLQAYNGSSALTALLVAAAVSERDRSQREIARACGHLAELVSRLSVTGPQPIPPATGSGPHPGPRRDSGPRTDSSPRRDSSSSSSSSSSSSSSSSSSSSSKAPPRPDSRSTSGSGLGEERHHSRSTYRPVAPPSRRPADPG from the coding sequence ATGACGGTCGCGCGACGTGGAGGACTCCGGCGCGGCGATGTGGCCGCCCTGGAGATCTGCGCGGTCGCGGCGCTGTACTACGGCTCCGCCGAGCTGGGGCTGCTCCAGCAGCTGGTGCGCAGCCAGGTCACCCCCTTGTGGCCGCCGACCGGTATCGCCGTGGCAGCGCTGCTGCTGCGCGGTCCGCGGATCTGGCCCGGCATCACGCTCGGTGCGCTGCTGGCCAACCTCGCGCCGGGGCCGTCGTACGCCGGGCTCTTCCTGATCGTCGTGGGCAACACCCTCGCGCCCCTGTGTTCCTACGCCCTCCTTCGGCATGCGGGGTTCCGTCCCGGACTGGACCGGCTGCACGACGCGCTCGCGCTGATCTGTCTCGGCGCCTTCACCGGGACGCTGGTCAGCGCGACGGCGGGCAGCGGGACGCTGGTCCTCACCGGCGCCCTGGACACCGACCGGTTCTGGCCGACCTGGTGGGTCTGGTGGACCGGCGACGCGATGGGCGTCCTGGTGGTGACGCCGGTCCTGCTCGTGCTGTGCCGGGCACGTCTGCCGAGACATGTGCCGCCGTCCCGCTGGGCGGAGGTGCTGCTGCTTCTCGCGGCCACCGCCTGTGTCGGGGTCATCGACACCAGCTCCACCCCGTTGCTCTTCCTCGGCTTCCCGCTGCTGATCTGGGCCGCCTTCCGCTTCCGGCTGGCCGGCGCCGCGCCCGTGGCCCTGGCCGTCTCGATCTTCGCGATCATCGCCGCCGACCACGGCTCGGGCCCGTTCGCCAGGCACGGCATGCTCACCGACATGGTCACCCTCCAGGCATACAACGGCTCCTCCGCGTTGACCGCCCTGCTCGTCGCGGCGGCCGTCAGCGAGCGGGACCGGTCCCAGAGGGAGATCGCCCGGGCCTGCGGCCATCTCGCCGAACTGGTGTCCCGGCTCTCCGTCACCGGCCCCCAGCCGATACCGCCCGCCACCGGCTCCGGCCCCCACCCCGGCCCTCGCCGCGACTCCGGCCCGCGCACCGACTCCAGCCCGCGCCGCGACTCCAGCTCCAGCTCCAGCTCCAGCTCCAGCTCCAGCTCCAGCTCCAGCTCCAGCTCCAGCTCCAAGGCTCCTCCCCGCCCCGACTCCCGATCCACCTCTGGCAGCGGCCTCGGCGAAGAACGCCACCACTCCCGCTCGACCTACCGACCGGTGGCGCCGCCCTCGCGCCGGCCGGCCGACCCGGGCTGA
- a CDS encoding AAA family ATPase, with translation MATELVAAGREPAAVGDGDGTVTGAGAAGPASPGPPAPPVPPVVPRQGAAVRDGTVAEAFDALVVPVGHVAGYPKADTAAEAAAVLDVLRRIGGQPVRPSTGSGTVDSLGAADDELARWSGRYGDPGERREKERPSALVWLGHGRRGAMGPALLVPGSAERGDCAQLTPDLFAHHLYAESDNRLRADGHWAMVVIEACKSSDFAKAVRERFDRSAATGDAPHSILLIATGKEAAQAYLGTFRETLEDCLDALTSHDVLELHELRRFFIQADHYCEFVGESCAELKLLVRDRVPLPGVTTVAEQRRRQREFDTVPVTGSRSVESPQERERAGFLEVVPHFTGRQAELAEVVRWGTGPGPERVLIVPGAPGVGKSAFLGEALRRLRAAGARVGAVLRLTGSTVAEVRERLEGVRASRTPAEEWGPDSPEPGERILVIADALDEARDPVPTAQLLRAATEHPQVSLIIGTRRAPGDDGDPEAARIDLPTVLGSHTGGARVLELLPDPVAAGAYAAAGVRRALVDRARGEGVDAPRDGADAPSAGTDPVGAEAVAGTVRAAVERHVREGAWQFLQVALLVQEIEENPGVLSRDPGARPALLKLLDKDRSGLFGAAVARIAAELPMALPFLRALALGHGRGLPRADGIWLRAAGALAGESGCAPDERTLTEFLGKAAAYVLLDGEDRRSVYRLAHRTYAERLAADVTGEQRLALLGALLELAADQIAGGRPPSPHLESRLAEYAADCGAPGWRRLAARRSVVDQLRVAALCALALAPGRSGGGTVPTDLPVEILGTVASAHLIERSAAADRPGLRQLGGLRARGVPHPAGDGGAWQVCWGAVRRTPPHLQLDAGQMVTAVAACPGRPWLVSGARDGSVTLWEPWRTHAPVLLTRGSDSPVTAVAASGVPGTADGGSGATGAAPGGAGPGLVVSAHEDRTLRVWRPAAGSAAYADERVVEAPEPVWRLVALPDGRFAVAGETGWVALLDPGPDGKPGGVRLSPAPGAPGSEVVGLAAVTGPDGERWLAVAERAGDLTLWEVAGEAPRLLHTMSLRRQLAGLTAMAPAELAVACDDGSLWWWDASSEGHAAVGRVSVPGPPFRAGGATALAGWRARDSGWTVLWGDPRGLWALAADQPRRPVGGGTGAGVRALAVLAGPDGGRVVAAAAERGPAIHFWDPSAHLTGAAPGAGVPFGRIIGMHRYVTEERAEALALCHEVRASGRTERAVRVLRASDGRELTGEAVRAAGRPGWDGTEGRRPEAVTRAHQGDVSGLVRLRGAPYRGMRASADDDGEVQLWTTGPDAARPLVPGHRIRLGSPVLGLSALSGGRLAVAFRDGVVVLSVTAAEPRQRDTGAAEDSGPGDDEAGSAGPGDHETGSSSPRDDETGGHDG, from the coding sequence ATGGCGACGGAACTGGTGGCGGCGGGGCGCGAGCCGGCGGCCGTGGGGGACGGGGACGGAACCGTGACCGGCGCAGGGGCCGCCGGGCCCGCGTCGCCGGGGCCGCCCGCGCCACCCGTGCCGCCCGTCGTGCCGCGGCAGGGCGCGGCGGTCCGGGACGGGACGGTGGCGGAGGCGTTCGACGCGCTGGTGGTGCCCGTCGGGCATGTCGCCGGGTATCCGAAGGCGGACACGGCGGCGGAGGCGGCCGCCGTGCTCGACGTACTGCGCAGGATCGGGGGGCAGCCGGTACGGCCGTCCACCGGGTCCGGGACCGTCGACTCCCTCGGCGCGGCCGACGACGAACTCGCGCGCTGGTCGGGGAGGTACGGCGACCCCGGCGAGCGCCGCGAGAAGGAACGGCCCTCGGCCCTGGTCTGGCTGGGGCACGGCCGCCGGGGCGCCATGGGGCCGGCCCTGCTCGTGCCCGGCTCGGCGGAGCGCGGGGACTGCGCGCAGCTGACGCCCGACCTGTTCGCCCATCATCTCTACGCCGAGTCGGACAACCGACTCCGGGCGGACGGGCATTGGGCGATGGTGGTGATCGAGGCGTGCAAGTCGTCGGACTTCGCGAAGGCGGTGCGTGAACGGTTCGATCGTTCGGCCGCGACGGGCGACGCACCCCACTCCATTCTGCTGATCGCGACGGGGAAGGAAGCGGCGCAGGCGTACCTCGGGACGTTCCGCGAGACGCTGGAGGACTGTCTGGACGCGCTCACCAGCCATGACGTCCTCGAACTCCATGAGCTGCGCCGGTTCTTCATCCAGGCGGACCACTACTGCGAGTTCGTCGGGGAGTCCTGTGCGGAGCTGAAGCTGCTGGTGCGGGACCGGGTGCCGTTGCCGGGGGTCACCACGGTGGCCGAACAGCGGCGCAGGCAGCGGGAGTTCGACACCGTGCCGGTGACCGGGTCCCGGTCGGTCGAATCGCCGCAGGAGCGGGAGCGCGCCGGATTCCTGGAGGTCGTACCGCATTTCACCGGGCGCCAGGCGGAGTTGGCCGAGGTGGTGCGGTGGGGCACCGGGCCCGGGCCGGAGCGGGTGCTGATCGTGCCCGGGGCGCCCGGCGTCGGCAAGTCCGCGTTCCTCGGGGAGGCGTTGCGGCGGCTCAGGGCGGCGGGGGCCCGGGTCGGGGCCGTGCTGCGGCTGACCGGGAGCACCGTGGCGGAGGTCCGCGAACGGCTCGAAGGGGTGAGGGCGAGCCGGACGCCCGCAGAGGAGTGGGGACCGGATTCCCCGGAGCCGGGCGAACGGATTCTCGTGATCGCCGACGCGCTCGACGAGGCGCGGGACCCCGTGCCGACGGCCCAGTTGCTCCGCGCGGCGACGGAGCATCCCCAGGTCTCGCTGATCATCGGCACCCGCCGGGCACCCGGCGACGACGGGGACCCCGAGGCCGCCCGGATCGATCTGCCGACGGTGCTCGGCTCGCACACCGGCGGAGCGCGGGTGCTGGAACTCCTGCCGGACCCCGTCGCCGCCGGTGCCTACGCCGCCGCCGGAGTGCGCAGGGCACTCGTGGACAGGGCACGGGGAGAGGGCGTCGACGCGCCACGGGACGGGGCGGACGCGCCGTCGGCGGGGACCGATCCCGTGGGGGCGGAAGCGGTGGCCGGGACGGTGCGGGCGGCCGTCGAGCGGCATGTGCGCGAGGGGGCCTGGCAGTTCCTCCAGGTGGCGCTGCTCGTGCAGGAGATCGAGGAAAATCCAGGGGTGCTGTCGCGGGACCCCGGCGCGCGGCCGGCGCTCCTGAAGCTGCTGGACAAGGACCGTTCCGGGCTGTTCGGGGCGGCCGTGGCGCGGATCGCGGCGGAGCTGCCGATGGCGCTGCCGTTCCTGCGGGCGCTCGCGCTCGGCCACGGCCGGGGACTGCCGCGCGCGGACGGGATCTGGCTGCGGGCGGCGGGCGCGCTGGCGGGAGAGAGCGGGTGCGCGCCGGACGAACGGACGCTGACGGAGTTCCTGGGCAAGGCCGCCGCCTATGTGCTGCTGGACGGGGAGGACCGGCGCAGTGTCTACCGGCTGGCCCACCGCACCTACGCCGAGCGGCTGGCCGCCGACGTCACCGGTGAGCAGCGGCTCGCTCTGCTCGGCGCGCTGCTGGAGCTGGCCGCCGACCAGATCGCCGGGGGCCGGCCGCCGAGCCCGCACCTGGAGAGCCGGCTCGCCGAGTACGCGGCCGACTGCGGCGCCCCCGGGTGGCGGCGACTCGCCGCACGGCGAAGTGTGGTGGACCAGCTCCGCGTTGCCGCGCTGTGCGCGCTCGCGCTCGCCCCGGGGCGCAGCGGTGGCGGTACCGTGCCGACCGACCTGCCCGTCGAGATCCTGGGCACGGTCGCCTCGGCCCATCTGATCGAGCGCTCGGCCGCCGCCGACCGGCCCGGGCTGCGCCAGCTCGGCGGGCTGCGCGCCCGCGGTGTGCCGCACCCGGCCGGGGACGGCGGGGCGTGGCAGGTGTGCTGGGGCGCGGTGCGTCGTACGCCACCGCATCTCCAGCTCGACGCCGGGCAGATGGTGACCGCCGTCGCCGCGTGCCCCGGCCGGCCGTGGCTGGTGAGTGGCGCCCGCGACGGCTCGGTGACGCTGTGGGAACCCTGGCGCACCCACGCCCCGGTGCTGCTGACGCGCGGCTCCGACAGCCCGGTCACGGCGGTGGCGGCGAGCGGTGTCCCGGGCACGGCCGACGGAGGTTCGGGGGCGACAGGCGCTGCCCCGGGTGGGGCTGGGCCCGGCCTGGTCGTATCGGCGCATGAGGACCGTACCCTGCGCGTCTGGCGCCCCGCTGCGGGGAGCGCTGCGTATGCCGATGAGCGGGTCGTGGAGGCGCCCGAGCCGGTGTGGCGGCTGGTGGCGCTGCCCGACGGGCGGTTCGCCGTGGCCGGGGAGACGGGCTGGGTGGCACTGCTGGACCCGGGCCCGGACGGGAAGCCGGGCGGGGTGCGGTTGTCGCCCGCGCCGGGCGCGCCCGGCAGCGAGGTGGTGGGCCTGGCGGCGGTCACCGGGCCGGACGGGGAGCGGTGGCTGGCGGTGGCCGAGCGGGCCGGGGATCTCACGCTGTGGGAGGTGGCCGGGGAGGCGCCGCGGCTGCTGCACACCATGAGTTTGCGGCGGCAGCTCGCGGGGCTCACCGCGATGGCGCCGGCGGAGCTGGCGGTGGCCTGTGACGACGGTTCGCTGTGGTGGTGGGACGCGTCGTCCGAAGGGCATGCGGCGGTCGGGCGAGTGAGCGTACCGGGGCCGCCGTTCAGGGCGGGGGGCGCCACGGCCCTCGCCGGGTGGCGGGCGCGGGACTCCGGCTGGACGGTCCTGTGGGGAGACCCCCGGGGCCTGTGGGCCCTGGCGGCGGACCAGCCCCGCCGGCCGGTCGGCGGGGGAACGGGAGCCGGGGTCCGCGCGCTCGCGGTGCTGGCGGGACCTGACGGAGGGCGGGTGGTGGCGGCCGCGGCGGAGCGCGGTCCGGCCATCCACTTCTGGGACCCCTCGGCCCACCTGACCGGCGCGGCGCCGGGCGCCGGGGTGCCCTTCGGCCGGATCATCGGGATGCACCGGTACGTCACCGAGGAGAGGGCCGAGGCGTTGGCGCTGTGTCATGAGGTGCGGGCGTCGGGGCGTACGGAGCGGGCCGTACGGGTCCTGCGGGCTTCCGACGGACGGGAGTTGACCGGGGAGGCGGTCCGGGCGGCCGGCCGCCCGGGGTGGGACGGCACCGAAGGCCGCCGGCCCGAGGCCGTGACGCGCGCGCACCAGGGCGACGTCAGCGGCCTGGTGCGGCTGCGCGGGGCGCCGTACCGGGGGATGCGGGCGAGCGCCGATGACGACGGCGAGGTCCAGCTCTGGACCACCGGCCCGGACGCCGCCCGGCCCCTCGTCCCCGGCCACCGCATCCGCCTCGGCTCCCCGGTCCTGGGGCTGTCGGCCCTGTCCGGCGGGCGGCTCGCGGTGGCCTTCAGGGACGGCGTGGTCGTCCTGTCCGTGACGGCGGCGGAGCCCCGGCAGCGGGACACCGGCGCGGCCGAGGACTCCGGTCCCGGGGACGACGAAGCCGGGAGCGCCGGTCCCGGGGACCACGAAACCGGGAGCTCGAGTCCCAGGGACGACGAAACGGGGGGCCACGATGGATGA
- a CDS encoding AAA domain-containing protein: MDEPGTTMDEPWAELDVEFQIKDLFTGGRAVYAPEGGGWELDGGVEHVIDGWLTRFVLRAPHGEEPPREVSLFHGVDDLAGELWDHEVRNLLRLRMLGHPALPEIVDGRFDKTNRVAFIMTRKVGGPLAEQDWGDVQEWVRGHPVVAFEQFSLLVDALSQLHGTRIVHRNLTLGAIRLAMEPSRPERAALALTRFELSALLKNLLHHVAGPDDHRSQDVRELFLTPPAGVPRARHLAYLAPETHPSLLGRVRVRRLDHGSTDVFGLGVLGWELFLGAVTELLPGECAAVERSPEDRLPETLAALHTAMRRALTGATRVPRRLREALGDMLDPSPSGRISSFDAAAALQRHWTEITLGFAPVEQHDEKPRLLAFMPEKSVQTVYESRGWTDHRPDTPEGCRELQTFLEDELRQAQLVHSPSGAQGFVHGDSPQSQAEAEWALIGNQAVWFCAFHYDEAISGRRKKIHKDTLVIKYLLDKRYADDLLTAWPRRSIGKVDLVPFWVGQTLDKGGETRPSWEELTKAVVTERAVDHQGSQKLLRSYRFMLEYQGVALRARQYPYVRVRSEEGDAIVLTQDHERDRRWLHGDPLLTSYAQPRRRPPLGDFARQLLTENEWARVTLVEDRTGRDGHPTDPYFGGRAVEARLKVRLDADSVQIQPLGGRQVPERGWLRPDEDRGAETQLRREARGLDSLAHKPGLVRILDAPEAIELRSRGVTSRDQSELRGKGQAIVSNMLRFHPFYALQGPPGTGKSTVVAKALRDFLEMEHGARVLVSAQSNDALDQLAEKIVKELRPRIEDRSLLALRELSRTRERGEAPDSVRKFTAENIVGDLVAHIVRRVERGCEGARDEDEKRLMKRWAELAGDTQLELIERVKSGADIVFATCSIAGTLSDEVRDPSDMFDWVIIEEAAKAWPTEVVMPLVRGVRWTLVGDYQQLGPHRAQDMRNFLEGLAAHEHDRVQAHHANQDAYLDHLHMFRRFFDGHDPRRTASARRPVDVLVTQFRMHPDIATPFARAFYPDAGPTGTFLTSDPFIDQIHGRTEPPYVTNAPLVWLDTGRHDGCRDTPYWGNEGEAELIDNLVARLGLAHRTDPGALVVITPYRKQAGILEAKGLRGRVHTVHSFQGGEAEVVIVSLVRSAVRGEGARGNIGHTAQPEVVNVMLSRARQLLVVVGDLAHFEQYGGADWGTVIEAFRDSGVIVDAVTEEITGGRRAVVPVPRDETPEGAAGAMAAEDAGE, from the coding sequence ATGGATGAGCCGGGGACCACGATGGACGAGCCGTGGGCGGAGCTGGACGTGGAGTTCCAGATCAAGGACCTCTTCACCGGCGGGCGGGCGGTCTACGCGCCGGAGGGCGGCGGCTGGGAGCTCGACGGCGGGGTCGAGCATGTCATCGACGGATGGCTGACCCGGTTCGTGCTGCGGGCACCGCACGGGGAGGAGCCGCCCCGGGAGGTGTCGCTCTTCCACGGAGTGGACGATCTCGCGGGCGAGTTGTGGGACCACGAGGTCCGGAATCTGCTGCGGCTGCGGATGCTCGGGCACCCGGCGCTGCCGGAGATCGTGGACGGGCGGTTCGACAAGACGAACCGCGTGGCCTTCATCATGACCCGCAAGGTCGGGGGACCCCTGGCGGAGCAGGACTGGGGCGACGTACAGGAGTGGGTCCGCGGGCACCCCGTCGTGGCGTTCGAGCAGTTCAGCCTGCTGGTGGACGCCCTCAGCCAGCTGCACGGCACCCGGATCGTGCACCGCAATCTGACCCTGGGCGCGATCAGGCTGGCCATGGAGCCGAGCCGGCCGGAGCGCGCGGCCCTCGCCCTGACCCGGTTCGAACTCAGCGCCCTGCTCAAGAACCTGCTGCACCACGTCGCGGGCCCGGACGACCATCGCTCGCAGGACGTACGGGAGTTGTTCCTCACCCCGCCCGCCGGCGTCCCCCGGGCCCGCCATCTCGCCTACCTCGCGCCCGAGACACACCCCTCGCTCCTCGGCCGGGTGCGGGTGCGCAGGCTCGACCACGGCAGCACCGATGTGTTCGGACTCGGCGTGCTCGGCTGGGAGTTGTTCCTCGGCGCCGTCACCGAGCTGCTGCCCGGAGAGTGCGCGGCCGTCGAGCGGTCGCCCGAGGACCGGCTGCCCGAGACCCTGGCCGCGCTGCACACCGCGATGCGCCGGGCGCTGACCGGGGCCACGAGGGTCCCGCGCCGGCTCCGCGAGGCGCTGGGGGACATGCTCGACCCGTCCCCCAGCGGCCGTATCTCCTCCTTCGACGCGGCGGCCGCGCTGCAACGCCACTGGACGGAGATCACCCTCGGCTTCGCCCCGGTGGAGCAACACGACGAGAAGCCGCGGCTGCTGGCGTTCATGCCGGAGAAGTCCGTGCAGACGGTGTACGAGAGCCGGGGCTGGACCGACCACCGCCCCGACACCCCCGAGGGCTGCCGGGAACTCCAGACCTTCCTGGAGGACGAGCTGCGCCAGGCCCAGCTGGTGCACAGCCCCAGCGGCGCCCAGGGCTTCGTGCACGGCGACTCCCCGCAGTCCCAGGCCGAGGCGGAGTGGGCGCTCATCGGCAACCAGGCCGTGTGGTTCTGCGCGTTCCACTACGACGAGGCGATCTCCGGCCGCCGCAAGAAGATCCACAAGGACACGTTGGTCATCAAGTACCTGCTGGACAAGCGGTACGCGGACGATCTGCTGACCGCCTGGCCCCGGCGCAGCATCGGCAAGGTGGACCTCGTGCCCTTCTGGGTCGGCCAGACCCTGGACAAGGGCGGCGAGACGCGGCCCTCCTGGGAGGAGCTGACCAAGGCGGTCGTCACCGAACGCGCCGTCGACCACCAGGGCTCGCAGAAACTGCTGCGGTCGTACCGGTTCATGCTGGAGTACCAGGGTGTCGCCCTGCGCGCCCGCCAGTACCCCTATGTCAGGGTGCGCTCGGAGGAGGGTGACGCGATCGTGCTCACCCAGGACCACGAGCGCGACCGCCGCTGGCTGCACGGCGACCCGCTGCTCACCTCCTACGCCCAGCCCCGGCGCAGGCCGCCCCTCGGCGACTTCGCCCGGCAGCTGCTCACCGAGAACGAATGGGCGCGGGTCACCCTGGTGGAGGACCGCACCGGCCGCGACGGCCACCCCACCGACCCCTACTTCGGCGGCCGGGCCGTGGAGGCCCGGCTGAAGGTACGGCTGGACGCGGACTCGGTGCAGATCCAGCCGCTCGGCGGCCGTCAGGTGCCCGAGCGCGGCTGGCTCCGGCCCGACGAGGACCGCGGCGCGGAGACCCAACTGCGGCGCGAGGCGCGTGGGCTGGACTCCCTCGCGCACAAGCCGGGCCTGGTGCGCATCCTGGACGCGCCGGAGGCCATCGAACTGCGCAGCAGGGGGGTCACCAGCCGCGACCAGAGCGAGCTGCGCGGCAAGGGCCAGGCCATCGTCTCCAACATGCTGCGCTTCCACCCCTTCTACGCCCTCCAGGGGCCGCCCGGCACCGGCAAGAGCACCGTCGTGGCCAAGGCTCTGCGGGACTTCCTGGAGATGGAGCACGGAGCCCGGGTCCTGGTGAGCGCCCAGTCGAACGACGCGCTCGACCAGCTCGCCGAGAAGATCGTCAAGGAGCTGCGGCCACGCATCGAGGACCGCTCCCTGCTCGCCCTGCGGGAGCTGTCCCGCACCAGGGAGCGGGGGGAAGCCCCCGATTCGGTGCGGAAGTTCACGGCGGAGAACATCGTCGGGGACCTGGTGGCGCACATCGTCCGCCGCGTGGAGCGGGGCTGCGAGGGGGCGCGCGACGAGGACGAGAAGCGGCTGATGAAGCGGTGGGCCGAGCTCGCGGGCGACACCCAGCTGGAGCTGATCGAGCGGGTGAAGTCCGGTGCCGACATCGTCTTCGCCACCTGCTCCATCGCGGGCACCCTGTCCGACGAGGTCCGCGACCCGAGCGACATGTTCGACTGGGTGATCATCGAGGAGGCCGCCAAGGCATGGCCCACCGAGGTCGTCATGCCACTCGTCCGGGGCGTGCGCTGGACACTGGTCGGCGACTACCAGCAGCTCGGCCCGCACCGCGCCCAGGACATGCGGAACTTCCTCGAAGGGCTCGCCGCCCACGAACACGACCGCGTCCAGGCCCACCACGCCAACCAGGACGCCTATCTGGACCATCTGCACATGTTCCGGCGCTTCTTCGACGGGCACGACCCGCGGCGCACCGCCTCCGCGCGACGCCCGGTCGACGTCCTGGTCACCCAGTTCCGCATGCACCCCGACATCGCCACGCCCTTCGCCCGGGCCTTCTACCCCGACGCGGGCCCGACCGGCACCTTCCTGACCTCGGACCCGTTCATCGACCAGATCCACGGCCGCACCGAGCCGCCGTACGTGACGAACGCGCCGCTGGTGTGGCTCGACACCGGGCGCCACGACGGCTGCCGCGACACCCCCTACTGGGGCAACGAGGGCGAGGCGGAACTGATCGACAACCTCGTGGCCCGGCTCGGCCTCGCCCACCGCACGGACCCCGGCGCACTCGTCGTCATCACCCCCTACCGCAAACAGGCGGGCATCCTGGAGGCCAAGGGGCTTCGGGGGCGGGTGCACACCGTGCACTCCTTCCAGGGCGGCGAGGCCGAGGTGGTGATCGTCTCCCTGGTGCGCAGCGCCGTGCGCGGCGAGGGCGCCCGGGGCAACATCGGGCACACCGCGCAGCCCGAGGTGGTCAACGTGATGCTGTCCCGGGCGCGCCAACTGCTCGTCGTCGTCGGGGACCTGGCGCATTTCGAGCAGTACGGCGGAGCGGACTGGGGGACGGTCATCGAGGCGTTCCGGGACAGCGGGGTGATCGTGGACGCGGTCACCGAGGAGATCACCGGCGGCCGGCGGGCGGTCGTACCCGTGCCGCGGGACGAGACGCCCGAGGGCGCCGCCGGAGCCATGGCAGCGGAGGACGCCGGTGAGTGA